The following proteins come from a genomic window of Microtus pennsylvanicus isolate mMicPen1 chromosome 22, mMicPen1.hap1, whole genome shotgun sequence:
- the LOC142840068 gene encoding LOW QUALITY PROTEIN: uncharacterized protein LOC142840068 (The sequence of the model RefSeq protein was modified relative to this genomic sequence to represent the inferred CDS: substituted 1 base at 1 genomic stop codon), with translation MNIAANLSTKSIAHGTHTGEKPYECNQCAKAFAENSALQKHKRTHTGEKPYECNQCGKAFEHHSHLQLHKRTHTGEKPHECNQCGKAFAQRSHLQVHKGTHTGEKPYECNQCSKAFADNSAFQKHKRTHTGEKPCECNQCAKGLCXQHNLQLHKRTHTGEKPYECNQCGKAFAHHSSLKLHKRTHTGEKPHECNQCGKEFTRHSSLQLHKRTHTGEKPYECNQCGKSFAHHSNLQLHKRTHTGEKPHECNQCGKVFARHSSLTLHKRTHTGEKPYECNQCGKAFTRHSSLQLHKRTHTGEKPYECNQCGKAFVTHSHLQLHKRTHTGEKPYVCNQCGKAFARHSHLQLHKRTHTGEKPYECNQCGKAFTQLRGLQIHKTIHTGEKPYECNQCGKAFAHHSQLQRHKRSHTG, from the exons ATGAATATAGCTGCAAACCTTTCTACTAAATCAATAGCCCATG gaacacatactggagagaaaccctatgaatgtaatcagtgtgctaaggcaTTTGCTGAGAacagtgctcttcaaaaacataaaagaacacatactggagagaaaccctatgaatgtaatcagtgtggtaaggcctttgaacatcatagtcatcttcaattgcataagagaacacatactggagagaaaccccatgaatgtaatcagtgtggtaaggcctttgcacaacgtagtcatcttcaagtgcataaaggaacacatactggagagaaaccctatgaatgtaatcagtgttctaaggcctttgctgacaacagtgcttttcaaaaacataaaagaacacatactggagagaaaccctgtgaatgtaatcagtgtgcaaaaggcctttgctgacaaca taatcttcaattgcataaaagaacacatactggagagaaaccctatgaatgtaatcagtgtggtaaggcctttgcacatcatagttcccttaaattgcataaaagaacacatactggagagaaaccccatgaatgtaatcagtgcggTAAGGAATTTAcacgtcatagttcccttcaattgcataaaagaacacatactggagagaaaccctatgaatgtaatcagtgtggcaagtcctttgcacatcatagtaaTCTTCAGTTGCAtaagagaacacatactggagagaaaccccatgaatgtaatcagtgtggtaaggtcTTTGCACGTCATAGTTCTCTTacattgcataaaagaacacatactggagagaaaccctatgaatgtaatcagtgcggtaaggcatttacacgtcatagttcccttcaattgcataaaagaacacatactggagagaaaccctatgaatgtaatcagtgtggcaaggcctttgtaACTCATAGTcaccttcaattgcataaaagaacacatactggagagaaaccctatgtatgtaatcagtgtggtaaggcctttgcacgccatagtcatcttcaattgcataaaagaacacatactggagagaaaccctatgaatgtaatcagtgtggtaaggcatttACCCAACTTCGtggtcttcaaatacataaaacaatacacactggagagaaaccctatgaatgcaatcagtgtggcaaggcctttgcccATCATAGTcaacttcaaaggcataaaagatcaCATACTGGATAG